The Catenuloplanes niger genome includes a window with the following:
- a CDS encoding IucA/IucC family protein, with the protein MTTAANTPDAERTRDDLGRLRPDLVADYEAALPGARAAVLGRLWGAIGREPLPGLGNRSTRGGRLTVTLAGGGTLTGPAAATAPFAETAPGPAAGRSAGPDAGGDAGPGPLLDSPDGPVGDPVRVARIAGWPDRFRAELANSVANLALARANAFPTPTLKQLAADPEGLATAEQSVVDGHPIHPGCRTRTGMSTEEVLAYAPEHRTIVELAEVRVPEDRWYGEGPPILMVHPWQRDHVLDRHPELRPTGRTRPARPLMSLRTLAPVGRRSQHVKTAVDVQMTSAVRTVSPAAVRNGPVVSVLLHTLATDLPGLTVLRETFAGAVLVDGEPSRSLAYLAREAPRQAPGEVVLPLAALAQPALQRDAVGTGFGGDPVAFLTALARTVLPPLLVMLHRGVALEAHGQNTLVALVDGVPTRLLYRDLGGVRISPARLRRHGFTLGVPELHGDLGTDDPDALRTKLLAAAVSGALAEQIAVLTRTHDVAPDLLWGSVAAVARDTYARLGTGDTAGLFGPTLPLKATTAMRLAADPLDDVWTHLDNPMAGLR; encoded by the coding sequence ATGACCACGGCAGCGAACACGCCGGACGCGGAACGGACGCGCGACGATCTCGGGCGGCTGCGGCCGGACCTGGTCGCCGACTACGAGGCGGCCCTTCCGGGCGCGCGGGCGGCGGTGCTGGGCCGGCTGTGGGGCGCGATCGGCCGGGAACCCCTGCCGGGGCTCGGCAACCGGAGCACCCGCGGCGGCCGGCTCACCGTGACCCTGGCCGGCGGCGGCACGCTCACCGGCCCGGCCGCGGCCACCGCACCCTTCGCCGAGACAGCACCGGGACCGGCAGCGGGCCGGTCGGCGGGACCGGACGCGGGTGGGGACGCGGGACCGGGACCGCTGCTGGACAGCCCGGACGGCCCGGTCGGCGACCCGGTGCGGGTGGCCCGGATCGCCGGCTGGCCGGACCGGTTCCGCGCCGAACTCGCCAACTCCGTCGCCAACCTCGCGCTGGCCCGGGCGAACGCGTTCCCCACGCCCACGCTCAAGCAGCTCGCCGCCGACCCGGAAGGGCTCGCCACGGCGGAGCAGTCCGTGGTGGACGGGCACCCGATCCACCCCGGCTGCCGGACCCGCACCGGGATGTCGACCGAGGAGGTGCTGGCCTACGCGCCGGAGCACCGCACGATCGTCGAGCTCGCCGAGGTCCGGGTGCCCGAGGACCGCTGGTACGGCGAGGGCCCGCCGATCCTGATGGTCCACCCGTGGCAGCGCGACCACGTCCTCGACCGGCATCCGGAGCTGCGGCCCACCGGGCGCACCCGGCCGGCCCGCCCACTGATGTCGCTGCGCACGCTCGCCCCGGTCGGCCGCCGCAGCCAGCACGTGAAGACCGCGGTCGACGTGCAGATGACGTCCGCGGTGCGCACCGTCTCCCCGGCCGCGGTCCGCAACGGGCCGGTGGTGTCCGTGCTGCTGCACACGCTCGCCACCGACCTGCCCGGCCTGACCGTCCTGCGCGAGACGTTCGCCGGTGCGGTGCTCGTCGACGGCGAGCCCAGCCGCAGCCTCGCCTACCTGGCCCGTGAGGCACCCCGGCAGGCGCCCGGCGAGGTCGTCCTGCCGCTGGCCGCGCTCGCCCAGCCGGCGTTGCAGCGGGACGCGGTCGGCACCGGCTTCGGCGGTGACCCCGTGGCCTTCCTGACGGCGCTCGCGCGGACCGTGCTGCCGCCGCTGCTGGTCATGCTGCACCGCGGCGTCGCCCTCGAGGCGCACGGGCAGAACACGCTGGTCGCGTTGGTCGACGGGGTGCCGACCCGGCTGCTCTACCGGGACCTGGGCGGCGTCCGGATCAGCCCGGCCCGGCTGCGCCGGCACGGGTTCACGCTCGGCGTGCCGGAGCTGCACGGCGACCTCGGCACCGACGACCCGGACGCGCTGCGCACGAAGCTTCTCGCCGCCGCGGTCTCCGGCGCGCTCGCCGAGCAGATCGCGGTGCTCACCCGTACCCACGACGTGGCTCCTGACCTGCTCTGGGGGTCGGTCGCGGCGGTCGCCCGGGACACCTACGCGCGGCTCGGCACCGGCGACACCGCCGGGCTGTTCGGCCCGACGCTGCCGCTCAAGGCCACCACCGCGATGCGGCTGGCCGCCGACCCGCTCGACGACGTGTGGACCCACCTCGACAACCCGATGGCAGGACTGCGATGA
- a CDS encoding IucA/IucC family protein, whose protein sequence is MTTAQRGHHLCELAPVTLRDAVAHTAAGLDRAAPELLPAFRDAIPGAARTVGTRLLGALIREDIGDARARYAGRGTRHGFDRVEPDPDEVPDDPVTLLGGDPAAWGLAAEIVDATANLALAYARPRVDRVPADADETALAYERLAITGHNLHPCGRTRLGWTVPDVLAHDLETPGTTLRFVAVRRELLTGRLEHPDFPPAPSGYAVQPVHAWQWEAVVRHRYADLLADDALRPLDGELPVSPTAALRTVLLPPGPDRARHYLKVSLDIQVTSTRRSISVASTQNGPALSKLLHTLVDDDPDGHRLLLLAETAGTAVPAAGRDLAAILRRGIDHRLADGETVVPGSALAATDPATGRTVLAGLADAYPGDALGFVEDYARLLLPAPLRLAARHGIALEAHLQNCLPTFRHGRPHRLVLRDFAGLRLHRPRLVASGVDLPLWPGSVTATDDDDTMRAKIGYTALQAHLGEIIVQLTRSHGLDEAAAWRRVRAVVDEVYDGLRGGPRPVPAAADDHAALTAPLVPHKALVRMRLAGSGDVHHPVRNPLHVFP, encoded by the coding sequence ATGACCACCGCCCAGCGCGGCCACCACCTCTGCGAACTCGCGCCGGTCACGCTCCGGGACGCGGTCGCGCACACCGCGGCCGGGCTCGACCGGGCCGCGCCCGAGCTGCTGCCCGCGTTCCGCGACGCGATACCCGGGGCCGCCCGCACGGTCGGCACCCGGCTGCTCGGCGCGCTGATCCGCGAGGACATCGGCGACGCGCGCGCCCGGTACGCCGGCCGTGGCACCCGGCACGGCTTCGACCGGGTCGAGCCGGACCCGGACGAGGTCCCGGACGACCCGGTCACGCTGCTCGGCGGCGACCCGGCCGCCTGGGGGCTGGCCGCCGAGATCGTCGACGCGACCGCGAACCTGGCACTGGCGTACGCGCGCCCCCGCGTCGACCGGGTCCCGGCCGACGCGGACGAGACCGCGCTGGCGTACGAACGGCTCGCGATCACCGGGCACAACCTGCACCCGTGCGGGCGCACCCGGCTCGGCTGGACCGTGCCGGACGTGCTCGCCCACGACCTGGAGACGCCCGGCACCACGCTGCGGTTCGTGGCGGTCCGCCGGGAGCTGCTCACCGGGCGGCTGGAACACCCGGACTTCCCACCGGCGCCCAGCGGGTACGCGGTGCAGCCGGTGCACGCCTGGCAGTGGGAGGCGGTCGTCCGCCACCGGTACGCGGACCTGCTCGCCGACGACGCGCTCCGGCCGCTCGACGGCGAGCTGCCGGTCTCCCCCACCGCGGCGCTGCGCACCGTGCTGCTGCCGCCCGGCCCGGACCGCGCCCGGCACTACCTGAAGGTGTCGCTGGACATCCAGGTCACCTCGACCCGGCGCAGCATCTCGGTGGCCAGCACGCAGAACGGGCCGGCGCTGTCGAAGCTGCTGCACACGCTCGTCGACGACGACCCGGACGGGCACCGGCTGCTGCTGCTCGCCGAGACCGCGGGCACCGCCGTCCCCGCGGCCGGGCGCGACCTGGCCGCGATCCTGCGCCGCGGCATCGACCACCGGCTGGCCGACGGCGAGACCGTGGTGCCGGGCAGCGCGCTCGCCGCGACCGACCCGGCCACCGGGCGGACCGTGCTGGCCGGGCTCGCCGACGCGTACCCGGGCGACGCGCTCGGTTTCGTCGAGGACTACGCCCGGCTGCTGCTGCCGGCACCGCTGCGGCTCGCGGCCCGGCACGGCATCGCGCTCGAGGCGCACCTGCAGAACTGCCTGCCGACGTTCCGGCACGGGCGCCCGCACCGCCTGGTGCTGCGCGACTTCGCCGGCCTGCGGCTGCACCGGCCGCGGCTGGTCGCATCCGGCGTCGACCTGCCGTTGTGGCCCGGCTCGGTGACCGCCACGGACGACGACGACACGATGCGGGCCAAGATCGGCTACACCGCGTTGCAGGCCCACCTGGGCGAGATCATCGTGCAGCTGACCCGGTCGCACGGCCTGGACGAGGCGGCGGCGTGGCGGCGGGTGCGCGCGGTCGTCGACGAGGTCTACGACGGGCTGCGCGGCGGGCCGCGACCGGTGCCGGCCGCTGCCGACGACCACGCCGCGCTGACCGCGCCGCTGGTGCCGCACAAGGCCCTGGTCCGCATGCGGCTGGCCGGTTCCGGCGACGTCCACCACCCGGTCCGGAACCCGCTGCATGTCTTCCCGTGA
- a CDS encoding DNA alkylation repair protein, translated as MDAEVDAVQAELATLDDPGVRAVNERHGDDHGVRLGALRAVAKRLKTRQDLAVRLWDTGDSAARLVALLICRPKAFDRDALDRMLRDARTPKVHDWLVNYVVMKSPHAEDLRVTWSADPDPVVASAGWALTGERVVRKPAGLDLDGLLDVIDAEMKGAPDRLQWAMNHCLAQIGIQHPARRARALEIGERLEVLKDYPTPPGCTSPYAPAWISEMVRRQDAG; from the coding sequence ATGGATGCTGAGGTGGACGCCGTCCAGGCCGAGCTGGCCACGCTGGACGACCCGGGGGTGCGCGCGGTCAACGAGAGGCACGGCGACGATCACGGCGTGCGGCTGGGCGCGCTGCGCGCGGTCGCGAAGAGATTGAAGACCCGGCAGGACCTGGCGGTACGGCTATGGGACACCGGCGACAGCGCGGCGCGACTCGTGGCGTTGCTGATCTGCCGGCCGAAGGCGTTCGACCGGGACGCGCTGGACCGCATGCTGCGTGACGCCCGCACGCCGAAGGTGCACGACTGGCTCGTCAACTACGTGGTGATGAAGAGCCCGCACGCCGAGGACCTGCGCGTGACCTGGTCCGCCGACCCGGACCCGGTGGTGGCGAGCGCGGGCTGGGCGCTGACCGGTGAGCGCGTCGTGCGGAAGCCGGCCGGCCTGGACCTCGACGGTCTGCTCGACGTCATCGACGCGGAGATGAAGGGCGCACCGGACCGGCTGCAGTGGGCGATGAACCACTGCCTCGCCCAGATCGGCATCCAGCACCCGGCGCGGCGGGCCCGCGCGCTGGAGATCGGCGAGCGCCTCGAGGTGCTCAAGGACTATCCGACGCCGCCGGGCTGCACGTCGCCGTACGCGCCGGCCTGGATCTCCGAGATGGTCCGCCGGCAGGACGCCGGCTGA
- a CDS encoding alpha/beta fold hydrolase: MDHGERAVPVELPVLRWGARDAATRVLLVHGLTSAAVVWWQVADGLARAGCRVTAVDLRGHGRAPGAVGYRLADHAADLGAVDDEGAGWDVVVGHSLGGAAVVTAAAAGVLDARAYLLLDPVLRVSGPEIERYVVALTAELTATPAEIAEAQPRWHPETVRLKAAAAAACSPYVVEHCLRDNGPWDLLPSIGRIGAPVTVLGADPVVEEPSFPDAQAAALPGHATYRVAPGCGHSPHRDDPDLVVAAVISSSPAGA, from the coding sequence ATGGATCATGGTGAGCGGGCGGTGCCGGTGGAGTTGCCGGTGCTGCGGTGGGGTGCGCGGGATGCCGCGACGCGGGTGCTGCTGGTGCACGGGCTGACGTCGGCGGCGGTCGTGTGGTGGCAGGTGGCGGACGGGCTGGCGCGGGCCGGCTGCCGGGTGACGGCGGTGGATCTGCGCGGCCACGGGCGTGCGCCGGGTGCGGTCGGCTACCGGCTGGCGGACCACGCGGCGGACCTCGGCGCCGTCGACGACGAGGGTGCGGGCTGGGACGTGGTGGTCGGGCACTCGCTGGGCGGCGCCGCGGTGGTGACGGCCGCGGCCGCCGGTGTGCTGGACGCGCGGGCGTACCTGTTGCTGGATCCGGTGTTGCGGGTCTCCGGGCCGGAGATCGAGCGGTACGTCGTCGCGCTCACGGCCGAGCTGACCGCCACCCCGGCGGAGATCGCCGAGGCGCAACCGCGCTGGCACCCGGAGACGGTGCGGTTGAAGGCGGCGGCCGCGGCCGCGTGCTCGCCGTACGTGGTGGAGCACTGCCTGCGCGACAACGGCCCGTGGGATCTGCTGCCGTCGATCGGGCGGATCGGCGCGCCGGTGACGGTGCTGGGTGCGGACCCGGTGGTCGAGGAGCCGAGCTTCCCGGACGCGCAGGCGGCCGCGCTGCCGGGGCACGCGACCTACCGGGTCGCCCCCGGGTGCGGGCACTCGCCGCACCGGGACGACCCGGATCTGGTGGTGGCCGCGGTTATTTCTTCGTCTCCTGCTGGAGCGTGA
- a CDS encoding type III PLP-dependent enzyme: protein MPFPDALLGAERPVSAYVYSRAVLAETAARVRAALPAGATLLYAVKANGHPDVVAALAAATDGLEVASGGELALAVAAGARRIAFGGPAKTDRELHDAVRAGALVHVESVLELRRLDAIAGRLGTRAAAALRVNRAVAGPDGSHRMTGTPTPFGIDEATLDAAFAVPLRAVELRGFHLHAVSNSLDAGAYARFVAGAVDWSVAAAARYGLDLRYVNVGGGLGVSYTGADTLDLEALHAGLATLTVPGNVDLVFEPGRFLAADAGWYAAEVIDLKRTHGRWFAVLRGGTHHFRLPAAWGYSHPFTVLPRDDAWEWEFTRPSVTDVPVDAVGELCTPRDVLARNVHVDRLRVGDVLVFARTGAYGWDISHHDFLRHPHPQIIVV, encoded by the coding sequence ATGCCGTTCCCTGACGCGCTGCTCGGCGCCGAGCGCCCGGTCAGCGCCTACGTCTACTCCCGGGCCGTGCTGGCCGAGACCGCGGCGCGGGTGCGGGCGGCGCTGCCGGCCGGGGCGACGCTGCTCTACGCGGTCAAGGCCAACGGGCACCCGGACGTGGTCGCCGCGCTCGCCGCCGCCACGGACGGCCTCGAGGTGGCCTCCGGCGGGGAACTCGCGCTCGCGGTCGCGGCCGGCGCGCGGCGGATCGCCTTCGGCGGGCCCGCGAAGACCGACCGGGAACTGCACGACGCGGTACGGGCCGGCGCGCTCGTCCACGTCGAGAGCGTCCTCGAGCTGCGCCGCCTGGACGCGATCGCCGGCCGGCTCGGGACGCGGGCGGCCGCGGCGCTGCGGGTCAACCGGGCCGTGGCCGGCCCGGACGGCAGTCACCGGATGACCGGTACCCCGACGCCGTTCGGGATCGACGAGGCCACGCTGGACGCCGCGTTCGCGGTGCCGCTGCGCGCGGTCGAACTGCGCGGCTTCCACCTGCACGCGGTGTCGAACTCGCTGGACGCCGGCGCCTACGCCAGGTTCGTCGCCGGCGCGGTGGACTGGTCGGTGGCGGCCGCGGCGCGGTACGGGCTGGATCTGCGCTACGTCAACGTCGGCGGTGGACTCGGCGTCTCCTACACCGGTGCCGACACGCTCGACCTGGAAGCGCTCCACGCCGGGCTCGCCACGCTCACCGTACCCGGGAACGTGGATCTGGTTTTTGAACCCGGCCGTTTCCTGGCCGCGGACGCGGGGTGGTACGCGGCCGAGGTCATCGACCTGAAACGGACGCACGGCCGCTGGTTCGCGGTCCTCCGCGGCGGTACCCACCACTTCCGGCTGCCGGCGGCGTGGGGGTACAGCCACCCGTTCACCGTGCTGCCCCGCGACGACGCGTGGGAGTGGGAGTTCACCCGGCCGTCGGTGACGGACGTGCCGGTCGACGCCGTGGGTGAGCTGTGCACGCCGCGCGACGTGCTGGCCCGGAACGTCCACGTGGACCGGCTGCGGGTCGGCGACGTGCTGGTCTTCGCCCGGACCGGCGCCTACGGCTGGGACATCTCGCACCACGACTTCCTGCGCCACCCGCACCCACAGATCATCGTGGTGTGA
- a CDS encoding SigE family RNA polymerase sigma factor, producing the protein MKVGRGNARDQEFHDFVSARRAGLVRTATLLTGGDAHTAEDLVQTTLTRLYVAWPSFRAARNPDGYLRRALVNCLVDEHRRPWRRAERSTAVPPETEAPVSADEPEAAGEVRRALRELPPRMRAAVVFRYFYELDIAETADALGCSTGTVKSQTARGLDRLREALDRSVSGAVI; encoded by the coding sequence ATGAAGGTCGGGAGAGGCAACGCGCGCGACCAGGAGTTTCATGACTTCGTGTCGGCGCGGCGCGCGGGGCTGGTGCGGACCGCCACGCTGTTGACCGGCGGGGACGCGCACACGGCGGAGGATCTGGTGCAGACCACGCTGACCCGGCTGTACGTGGCGTGGCCGTCGTTCCGGGCGGCCCGCAACCCGGACGGATATCTGCGGCGCGCACTGGTCAACTGCCTGGTGGACGAGCACCGGCGGCCGTGGCGGCGGGCGGAGCGGAGCACGGCGGTGCCGCCGGAGACGGAGGCGCCGGTGTCGGCCGACGAGCCGGAGGCCGCGGGCGAGGTGCGCCGCGCGCTGCGCGAGTTGCCGCCGCGGATGCGGGCCGCGGTGGTGTTCCGGTACTTCTACGAGCTGGACATCGCGGAGACCGCGGACGCGCTCGGCTGCAGCACGGGCACGGTGAAGAGCCAGACGGCGCGGGGCCTGGACCGGCTGCGCGAGGCACTGGACCGGTCGGTGTCCGGTGCGGTCATCTGA
- a CDS encoding EamA family transporter, producing the protein MRYAVTAMICIQIGLALSVHLIDTLGTTGVVWLRLAWSALILLAIARPRRHHLTPTTVALGIVTGTLLLTFMAAAARLPLGTASAIEFLGPLTVAVLQGHGRSRWLWPPVAALGVLLLTRPWHGTDLTGVAFALTAAVAWAGYILLTQRAGDQATGLTPLAVSLPVALLLTTLLTPPATYRALTPELALTGALLAVIVTVIPFTLELLALRRLTTTAFGILMSLEPAIALLAGALLLAQTPGLLPLAGMALVVTAGIGAARAGRRPQNHTPPAVRPATLTPPAPSPSSPASHLDPRTRTRSP; encoded by the coding sequence ATGCGCTACGCGGTCACCGCCATGATCTGCATCCAGATCGGGCTCGCCCTGTCCGTCCACCTCATCGACACCCTCGGCACCACCGGCGTCGTCTGGCTCCGCCTCGCCTGGTCCGCGCTCATCCTCCTCGCGATCGCCCGACCCCGACGCCACCACCTCACCCCCACCACCGTCGCGCTCGGCATCGTCACCGGCACGCTCCTGCTCACCTTCATGGCCGCCGCCGCACGCCTCCCCCTCGGCACCGCCAGCGCCATCGAATTCCTCGGCCCGCTCACCGTCGCCGTCCTCCAGGGCCACGGCCGCAGCCGCTGGCTCTGGCCACCCGTCGCCGCACTCGGCGTCCTGCTGCTCACCCGCCCCTGGCACGGCACCGACCTCACCGGCGTCGCCTTCGCCCTCACCGCCGCCGTCGCCTGGGCCGGCTACATCCTGCTCACCCAACGCGCCGGCGACCAGGCCACCGGCCTCACCCCACTCGCCGTCTCCCTCCCCGTGGCCCTGCTGCTCACCACCCTGCTCACCCCACCCGCCACCTACCGCGCCCTCACCCCCGAACTGGCACTGACCGGCGCACTCCTCGCCGTCATCGTCACCGTCATCCCGTTCACCCTCGAACTCCTCGCGCTCCGCCGCCTCACCACCACCGCGTTCGGCATCCTGATGTCCCTCGAACCGGCCATCGCCCTCCTCGCCGGCGCGCTCCTGCTCGCCCAGACCCCGGGCCTGCTGCCCCTGGCCGGCATGGCACTGGTGGTCACCGCCGGCATCGGCGCGGCCCGAGCCGGACGACGACCCCAGAACCACACCCCACCGGCGGTACGTCCGGCCACCCTCACCCCACCGGCACCGAGCCCGTCGTCACCCGCGTCCCACCTCGATCCCCGGACCCGAACCCGAAGCCCTTGA